GTACAGGCTTCCTTTTAGAATTTAATTTTTCTAGGAGCATTTGCTTTTGCTGATACACAAATAAACCGTTTGACTTCTTCAGATGTCAGCGTTGAAGTCAGCTAACAAGGAGTTGAAAGGGATGATGAAAACTGTGAATATCTCAGGCATAGATGTATGTTGCTTTTATTGTTGTGTagtatgtactaaaagattgcatCCCGTTTCTAATTTCTACAAGTTAGTTTACTGTAAGGATGTGAAAAATGCAGTACTTGGTACATTTTATATCTGAAATCATTTTTGGAATGCACAGAGTTTACAGGACGAGATGATGGATATGATGGACATGAGTACAGAAATCCAAGAATCTCTTGGGAGAAGCTACAATGTCCCTGATGACATTGATGAGGAAGAACTCTTGGGTGGTATGATAGTACGATAATATTACATTAGATAGATATCTTGGCTTACGTTTTAAAGTTGTCTTGGTACTTTATTGAAGGTAGAGTTATTTTCTGCATGATTCTGTGTGTAATTTATCATGTCAAATTTTTGTTTGTTGGTTTGGATAATGCAGAGCTAGATGCTCTGGAAGCTGACATGGGAGCAGAGACAGAATCCGATGCAATTCCATCTTATCTTCAACCAGACAAGGAACCCGATCTGGATGCAGAACTCAACTTGCCTGCAGCTCCAACAGGCAATTCTGCAGCAGTGCCCAACAGAGTGAGGCCCCAGGTATATCCATCACTTGATTGGTATTAATACAACAGTAACTTCTGGATATGGTACAGCAGTGATAGTTGTGTACTATCTTGTGTTCACGAGAACAATCCGCTAAAAGAATTTTTTGTGTAGTGTTGTGTTCTCTTCCTCTTTCGTGTTAATGACATTCTTATGCTTGAGGCATAGTATTTCCACTTCCCTATATGAATCTTCTAATGCCTCTTGGATAATATTTTTTTGCTCTCAAGTAATCACTGTGTAAGTAACCTGTTTGTTTGATCTGATACAGACGGAGGATGAACTAGGCTTACCTACTGTGCCTCAAGCATCGATACGCAGTTAAAGAGCAGTGGTCTGGGAATCCAATGCCTCATGTTCATAACAATGGCAATGTCCTCCATATTTTGGTGACAACACTACTCATTTCATTTGCCGTATTTGAGTGATGCGTTATAGTTAAGAACATGATGATCGTTTCAGGCATGATTCATGATTGGTTGAAGGACTGGGTGGGTGTCTATAGGTTTCTGTGGAACAAACATTTTGTGTCCAAATatgatgtctttttttttttcttttgataaacAAAGTATAACAGCCTCTGTATGAATCATTGCTCCAAAAATGTGAATAAATGGCAGTCTCATGGTTATCGTCCGCACGAGCGTGCATGTGTGTGCCGGCGCGTGCGTGCGGACAAAGGTACTTGTCCTGATGAATGTTTGTAGTGATTGGAAAACTCCAAAAGAGTAAAAAATGGAATCGTTCTGTCTTCTTAAAAATTATTAAGGGGCCGAGTTGTTCTGACGCCTATCTGAACTCTTATCGAGCACTGATGATGCTTATGGATTGGCCTTCTTCTTGTGTGGAAGGCTTTGGACAATATTCATCATAAACCATAACCCAACAGAGCAGCTGATTGATTAACTAATGCAAAAGTAATTAATTGTTGTAGTTTGCTCCAATCTCTTGAGCATTATATGATGGTAGAGATGAAAAGCGAGGAAACATGCAACAGAAAAAGGAAGCGAAGGACATTCTTCCCATTTCTTCGCTCACTAATCTCTCTACCCTTCACTTTTATCATGCCCCATATAAATTTCTCTGCCTCATCTTGAAGCAACTGCTGTGCTATGTACAATCCTCCACCATCTTCTTCATTATAGGCCAAATTCTCCTTTGACAGGGCATAATCGATCATTTGTATAAGCATTCCTGTCTTGACTGCTGACCTTCGTCCTCTAGCGTGACAACAGGAACCAAAATCCAATGGACCACAGCATCCAAGAAAACAGTACGCCCAAAGAGTTCGGGTTTCTTCTTGCTGTGAGGTGGAGATTCTCCCAAACCGGGCATCTCTCGCTCATGCTGAGCGGTTAACTCAACAGTGTTCTCGGAACGTTCTTTCGTTCGTGAGGAGaacaaatatttgaaaaatagaataaaattttaaatgccAACAGGATTACATCATGAACCCGACTGCAAAAGAGATCTCCGTCGTCTTCTCGGATGCCAATGCAGAGGGTAAGTTCAAAGGTGAAAGCATGTCTTCTCCAATGCCAACACAGAGGGTAAGTTCAAAGGTGAAAACATGTAGTCGTAGCTTGACGGTGGTGTTGCAGGTTTGAATTCGTAAGGACCTGCCTTTGGACCCCAGACCTGGATACATGAAATGATAAGCAATTACATCGACACTTGCATGCACATATTATTATCAAATGATTCGATCAAGATCATAAATATATTGTGGAGGTAACAATGGCGGCCAATTTTGAACACTACACCTGATTGCCTTCATCATCATAGCCTCTGTCCCAAGTATGCACTTCACCATTCTTGTGAACTATAAGCTCAGACGTACAGTATGATGCGCCATTCTACTCAGGATCATTAAACAGATAAATTCTTTTTAGTGAGAATGATGAGCGATGAACAAAGGCCAGTTCATGGTGCTGCTGATAGTAGCTGAAAGCAAGGCGTACAATATAAGGAAGAGTTCAGAGAAGGATACCCATGAATTGGGATAGCCGCTGGGTGGAGTTGAACCTTCGTATAAACAGCGCTTTCCACGTTCACATCGTGATAGATGAACAGTTGTTAGATGTTCTGTGATATCCTGAACACCAAACCATAATAAAGCATAAAATGAAACAAGGAACCTGCTTTAACTTCACTCCCAAAggaaaaaaattctttttatggCAAGTAACTTTTACAATGAGAAATGGCTTGGCTGTTGGAGTACATAATATGAAGCAAACAGTGAAGGAGCTAAATCAGCAGTTTGCAATTGTTTACCGTTCCTTCAATTGCAATAGAAGAATCTCAGAACATATTGCAGATGTCCAAAAATAGCCTCAAATAACAATAGTATACTGGTAGAAGTTCTGGATATCATTCAAACAACCGATGAATGGATATAGAAATGATGGAACGAGTCATTAATAAATGACCAACTGAAAATATCCAACAGAAGAATTCAACTGATCCAACAGCTCATCTGCTactgagtttttctttttcttctaacaCTTAGGTCTGAAATTTCCCAACATCACATGATCTTCCCAGTCTAGAACACCAGCGGTCTGATAATCCTACATGTAAGTTTCCAGGAGGCTTACTCTACTAAAATGATAAAGAGATAAGAAAAAATTAAGGGCAGGAAGACAGATGAGTGCACCTTTTATACTAATTTAGAAAAGGGAGTTTGGGATTAGAGTCACGAGCAACCATGCTGATTGCAGTATGCCGGTTTCTCATGAGTTGTGTTTTCAAGGATTAAGAAACATGAAAACAAATGAGCTCAGGAGTCAATTAAGTAACCTGTTAAATCTGTAGCACACCTTAGATATGCATTCCCTACTTTCTTGTTTTCCTTGTTCTGATCCTAAAACATAATTTTACAGGTCAAATTGGAAGGATGGCCACAAAGATGGCAGATCTAATATCAGTCTTGGATAGCAACTAGCTAGCTATTAGCTAATACATGAACTCCTAGGTACCCTCTATTAGGAATTAGCGATCATTACTTTTGGCTGACTTTTATAGAGTTCCTATGGCCAAAGGAAATGTCAAGCATGAACCAAACTCAGCTTTCCCCACCATGTGCCCAAAGATCTTTTGAGATATGTTCGGACCATCATGAATTGTTTTGCTTTATCCAAATTCCAAGTTAAAAATGTGGAAATTCAATTTTTTAAAACCATAAGTATTTTTCCTGAGTCAAAATGTCAACTAACCATAATAAAGTCTAAGTAACCTTGAGCAGGAATCAACAAATATGTCACGAGTTACTTGTGACTTGTATTGTGACCAAAGGAAAACCTGGGCCCAATAATTATACTGCAGAATTTTGCATTATTTCTTCAGAAATATCAGCATGCAGAACTCTTGAGCTAGTAACACCTATTAATTCCAAGAGGCACTCCTTGGAGCAATTTCTACATGTTCATACTGCAATAATCATTTACTCCATCTTTCTCAGTTATTCCTACCTTTCTAAATCCACAAGTAAATCACTATGACCATGAAGAAATCAGTATGTTCATGAGTATTTGCCGACTGATTCGAGAAGTGGCTTACCAAAACTCATATTATTAGTGTTACAATGTAATAAAAAAAACATGGTGGTTTATCTCGTTCAAATGCTACAACACCCAAAGATCAGCATTATTTTATCGCAAGATACTTAAAACTGCCAACAGTACTGTTAATTAATAATCCACAGTTTGAAGCAAATGATAAGAAACTAAAGCAATCCAGAGACCAAAAACAGGTGAGAATATGGTATTTGGCTGTGATTTCTGTTGCATTTTAATTTGTCGAAGGAATATCACTTATATAGACCAAGATACAAGCATATCCAAATAAAAAACATGTCAGAGACTAAAAATCATCTAAAGTTCCCTTGTAAACTAAGACATACCCCAATAACCTCCTCAGGCTGTGGTCTCTGATCCTTTGGACGGTCACAAAAGTTTTTGTACTCTTCCACATCTCTTATTGCATAAGAACTCAACTGTCCATTAAAAAATATCTTAAGAGTTACAATTCAAGATCAGCAAGTGACTTGATTAAAGGTAATGAAAAGTATTAGAAAGCATACAACTAACTGATATATTCTCAACTAAATGGGGCTATATCATGCAATGATATTCACATATGTATTAAACAATTATAGGCAGTCTGATAACACAAAAAATAGCAagaaaaaatcatggatattataACTTCTACGTATTCTCAAAAAGATGAAATggtaaaatatgatgaactacggTAGCAGCATTGATAATCGTacattgagaaagaaaaagataaaacaagATCGAGTTCTAACTTATCATAAGAAGTCAAAATGAAAAATAATGATTAGTTTGGACAAGGTCTTTTTTTACCTGAACATCACATTTCATCTCTTTTGGGCAAGGCTTCACCATATAAAATCTCTGCAATGATGACAACAGTGATTAGTTTCAATCCATGAAGCACACAGCCCGAACATGACATGCCATACATAACCTTTTAATTTATTTAACATATTTACAGGTTTCTTGGACCTAAAGAATGAGAATAACTGTGACCACAACCACAAACCCTTTCCCGTGTACTTCCAATAAATTACCATCCAGACACCATTTTACATTTCTCCATGCCCTAGAAGATAAccgtcaaaagaaaagcaaatcaaACGAGGCGATAATAATATGTCGGAGCACAAGCACAATATCATAGTTTTAAACAAGCATCTAG
The window above is part of the Musa acuminata AAA Group cultivar baxijiao chromosome BXJ2-6, Cavendish_Baxijiao_AAA, whole genome shotgun sequence genome. Proteins encoded here:
- the LOC135614959 gene encoding vacuolar protein sorting-associated protein 60.2-like yields the protein MKRVFGAKKNKEPPPTIQDATDRINKRGETVDEKIKKLDAELARYKEQIKKTRPGPAQEAVKARAMRVLRQKRMYEGQRDMMYNQTFNLDQVAFATEGIKDAQQTMSALKSANKELKGMMKTVNISGIDSLQDEMMDMMDMSTEIQESLGRSYNVPDDIDEEELLGELDALEADMGAETESDAIPSYLQPDKEPDLDAELNLPAAPTGNSAAVPNRVRPQTEDELGLPTVPQASIRS
- the LOC135614960 gene encoding chromophore lyase CRL, chloroplastic-like isoform X1 yields the protein MGTGTEEPSSSGGGSASRARGLAVKALVLLGGALLLKWLRKSTTRWDHARAVADSLIGEKFSREQARRDPAGYFNMRTLTCPATEMVDGSRVLYFEQAFWRTHQKPFRQRFYMVKPCPKEMKCDVQLSSYAIRDVEEYKNFCDRPKDQRPQPEEVIGDITEHLTTVHLSRCERGKRCLYEGSTPPSGYPNSWNGASYCTSELIVHKNGEVHTWDRGYDDEGNQVWGPKAGPYEFKPATPPSSYDYMFSPLNLPSVLALEKTCFHL
- the LOC135614960 gene encoding chromophore lyase CRL, chloroplastic-like isoform X2; translation: MGTGTEEPSSSGGGSASRARGLAVKALVLLGGALLLKWLRKSTTRWDHARAVADSLIGEKARRDPAGYFNMRTLTCPATEMVDGSRVLYFEQAFWRTHQKPFRQRFYMVKPCPKEMKCDVQLSSYAIRDVEEYKNFCDRPKDQRPQPEEVIGDITEHLTTVHLSRCERGKRCLYEGSTPPSGYPNSWNGASYCTSELIVHKNGEVHTWDRGYDDEGNQVWGPKAGPYEFKPATPPSSYDYMFSPLNLPSVLALEKTCFHL